The proteins below are encoded in one region of Micromonospora yangpuensis:
- a CDS encoding protein phosphatase 2C domain-containing protein → MPATNPRPDVVTAERAGRDRPTEDRIFTTPDAVIVLDGASQPEKTSRDGGWLAEQVGQHLRQLLTEHPRADLTDTLAEAIGHVRDGHTLRPGSGPSTTVSIVRWTSDDIDVLVLGDSPAILLTRGGEIHQVRDDRLSRVASDQRAELYNAVRRRGGFGFQHVAEWTALVQAQQRARNTPGGYWIVEADPEAARHAVRASWPVSDIAAVLTMTDGVADGMDSYRVPASWTAAFALADEHPTLLVEAVHQAEEGDADGRRWPRSKQHDDKAVALIRFR, encoded by the coding sequence ATGCCCGCCACGAATCCACGCCCAGACGTAGTCACCGCCGAGCGGGCCGGACGAGACCGCCCCACCGAAGACCGCATCTTCACCACACCCGACGCCGTCATCGTGCTCGACGGCGCATCGCAGCCGGAAAAGACCAGCCGCGACGGCGGATGGCTGGCCGAGCAGGTCGGGCAACACCTTCGTCAACTCCTGACCGAACACCCCCGGGCCGATCTGACCGACACACTCGCCGAGGCGATCGGCCACGTCCGCGACGGGCACACCCTGCGACCCGGCAGCGGGCCGTCGACGACGGTGAGCATCGTCCGATGGACCAGCGACGACATCGACGTTCTGGTGCTCGGCGACAGCCCCGCCATCCTGCTCACCCGTGGCGGCGAGATCCACCAGGTCCGCGACGACCGGCTCTCCCGAGTCGCCTCCGACCAGCGGGCAGAGCTGTACAACGCCGTACGACGACGGGGTGGGTTCGGCTTTCAGCACGTCGCGGAGTGGACGGCGCTGGTCCAGGCGCAGCAGCGCGCCCGCAACACTCCGGGCGGCTACTGGATCGTCGAAGCCGACCCGGAGGCTGCCCGCCACGCTGTCCGTGCGAGTTGGCCGGTCAGCGACATCGCGGCCGTACTGACGATGACCGACGGGGTGGCCGACGGCATGGATTCGTACCGGGTGCCGGCAAGTTGGACGGCGGCTTTCGCCCTCGCCGACGAGCACCCGACACTGCTCGTCGAGGCCGTGCACCAGGCCGAGGAAGGCGACGCCGACGGACGACGCTGGCCCCGCAGCAAGCAGCATGATGACAAGGCAGTAGCCCTGATCCGGTTCAGGTGA
- a CDS encoding YajQ family cyclic di-GMP-binding protein, whose protein sequence is MAANPSFDIVSKVDRQEVDNALRQAERELSTRFDFRGTGAEITWSGEEAISLQAETEERVVAALDVFKEKLVKRNISLKSLDAGDPKPSGKIFKLDCKVVQGIESEKAKAISKKIRDEGPKGVQAQIQGDQLRVTGKKKDDLQAIIALLKAEDFGIALQFTNYR, encoded by the coding sequence ATGGCAGCGAACCCGTCGTTCGACATCGTCAGCAAGGTCGACCGCCAGGAGGTCGACAACGCCCTCCGCCAGGCGGAGCGGGAGCTGTCGACGCGGTTCGACTTCCGGGGCACCGGTGCGGAGATCACCTGGTCGGGCGAGGAAGCGATCAGCCTCCAAGCGGAGACCGAGGAGCGGGTCGTGGCCGCCCTGGACGTCTTCAAGGAGAAGCTGGTCAAGCGGAACATCTCGCTCAAGTCGCTGGACGCCGGCGACCCGAAGCCCTCCGGCAAGATCTTCAAGCTGGACTGCAAGGTCGTCCAGGGTATCGAGTCGGAGAAGGCCAAGGCGATCAGCAAGAAGATCCGGGACGAGGGCCCGAAGGGTGTGCAGGCGCAGATCCAGGGCGACCAGCTGCGGGTGACCGGCAAGAAGAAGGACGACCTGCAGGCGATCATCGCGCTGCTCAAGGCCGAGGACTTCGGCATCGCCCTCCAGTTCACCAACTACCGCTGA
- a CDS encoding MFS transporter → MAAFGRYLRVWQIPGAPVLLVTGIVGRLGIGMTPLALLLVVEQVTGRYSLAAVAGGLYALSGAVLSPVAGRIADRVGPTPVLLLTAVAHPLALVGLLLASRSGPAALTWIYLASAVAGATYPPLTAAIRGAWNDLTAPATGRYHLRNTALAAETTLFELVFVLGPLLVAAFVLLADAATALLGAAVVTLGGTLVVALGRVMRGWRPHAREHHARGLGPLAVPGFPALLVCVAGIGAAFGAAGVTVPAFASAHAGSQAGDGAAEGLAGILLAVWGIGSAVGGVWFGTRAPAANMTRLFAWLLAGVAGSFAVFAMMPGPLALGVALVVGGALIAPALTLENTLVGRITPNGMLNEAYTWVVTMSVGASAAGGAGAGLIIDHGGGVPGAFLFAGATVAVGALVAALPAGPLTRAEKHSPVRPEDTLTPEPA, encoded by the coding sequence ATGGCCGCGTTCGGTCGCTACCTGAGGGTGTGGCAGATCCCCGGCGCACCCGTACTGCTGGTCACCGGGATCGTCGGCCGGCTCGGCATCGGCATGACACCGCTGGCCCTGCTGCTCGTCGTGGAACAGGTGACCGGACGCTACTCGCTCGCCGCCGTCGCCGGCGGTCTCTACGCGCTCTCCGGTGCGGTGCTCAGCCCGGTCGCCGGCCGGATCGCCGACCGTGTCGGCCCCACCCCGGTCCTGCTGCTCACCGCCGTCGCCCACCCGCTGGCCCTGGTCGGGCTGCTGCTCGCCAGCCGCTCCGGGCCGGCGGCGCTGACCTGGATCTACCTGGCCTCGGCGGTGGCCGGAGCGACGTACCCGCCACTCACCGCCGCGATCCGGGGCGCCTGGAACGACCTCACCGCCCCCGCCACCGGCCGGTACCACCTGCGTAACACCGCCCTGGCCGCCGAGACCACCCTCTTCGAGTTGGTCTTCGTGCTCGGGCCCCTGCTGGTGGCCGCCTTCGTCCTGCTCGCCGACGCCGCCACCGCCCTGCTCGGCGCGGCCGTGGTCACCCTGGGCGGCACGCTCGTGGTGGCGCTCGGCCGGGTCATGCGCGGCTGGCGCCCGCACGCCCGCGAGCACCACGCCCGGGGCCTCGGCCCGCTCGCCGTACCCGGCTTCCCGGCCCTGCTGGTCTGCGTCGCCGGCATCGGTGCCGCCTTCGGCGCGGCCGGCGTCACCGTCCCCGCCTTCGCCAGCGCCCACGCCGGCTCCCAGGCCGGCGACGGCGCGGCCGAGGGACTGGCCGGCATCCTGCTGGCCGTCTGGGGCATCGGCAGTGCCGTCGGGGGAGTCTGGTTCGGCACCCGGGCACCGGCGGCCAACATGACCCGCCTCTTCGCCTGGCTGCTCGCCGGGGTGGCCGGCTCGTTCGCCGTCTTCGCGATGATGCCGGGACCCCTCGCGCTGGGCGTGGCCCTCGTCGTCGGAGGCGCGCTGATCGCCCCGGCACTGACCCTGGAGAACACCCTGGTCGGCCGGATCACCCCGAACGGCATGCTGAACGAGGCGTACACCTGGGTGGTGACCATGTCGGTCGGTGCCAGCGCGGCCGGCGGCGCGGGCGCCGGCCTGATCATCGACCACGGCGGCGGCGTCCCCGGCGCGTTCCTCTTCGCCGGCGCGACGGTCGCGGTGGGAGCCCTGGTCGCCGCGCTACCGGCCGGCCCCCTCACCCGAGCCGAAAAACACTCCCCGGTACGCCCCGAAGACACCCTCACCCCCGAGCCCGCCTGA